ACAGTCCAGCTTGGTCAGTGAAGCACAGCCCGATACCTTCAGGCTGCTCAGCATATTGTTGTTGCACTCAAGCGTCGTCAGGGAAGTACAGCCTGAGACATCCAAGCTGGTCAATCTCTCAAGCTTCCAGTCGAACTCTTTGAGCGATCTACAGTTAGAGAGATTTATACTCGTCAGCGGATTCACATTGCAGTGAAGGATTGTCAAGGCGGTACAGCCCGACGCGTCCAAACTGGTCAGTTGACTTCTAGAGCAGTAAAGCTCTGCCAAGGCGGTACATCCCGAAAGATTTAAGCTAGTCAGCTGCCCCCAACCACAACTTAGCTTGGTCAAGGCCGTACAGCCCGATACGTCTAAGCTAGTCAAGTTGCCTTCGCGCCAAGTAAACTCCGTTAGCGATGTACAGTTGGATAGATTTAGATTTGTTAGCGGATTCCTAGTGCAGTCCAGCTTGGTCAAGGCCGTACAGCCCGAGAGATCTAGGCTGGTCAGTTGATTGCTAGAGCATTTAAGCTCTGTCAGTGCGGTACAGCCAGACACATTCAAGCGAGTTAACTTACCACTGGTCACAGACAACTTCTTTAACGATCTACAGTTAGAGAGATCTACACTTACCAGCGGATTTCTAGTGCAGTCAAGCCATGTCAAGGCCGTACAGCCTGACAAGTTCAAGGTGGTTAGCTGATTACTATTGCAGGCAAGCCCTGTCAAGGTGGTACAGCCTGACACGTTCAAGGTGGTTAGCTGATTGCTTTGGCAGGCAAGCGTTGTCAAGGAGGGACAGCTTGACACGTCCATGCTGGTCAACTGATTATAATTGCAGTTAAGCGTTGTCAAGGAGAGACAGCTTGACACATCCAAGCTGGTCAACTGATTGGTTTCGCAATTGAGCGTTGTCAAGGAAGGCGCGTTTGACAAGTCTAGGCTAGTTAGCTGATTCCACTGGCACTCAAGCTTTATCAAGGCTGTACAGCCCGAGACGTTCAAGCTGGTCAGCTCATTCTGGAAACATCCGAGCTCTGTCAAAGCAGTACAACCCGAGACATTCAAGCTAGTCAGTGGGTTTTTCTGGCAGTGAATAGTGGTCAAAGAGGTACAGTCCGACAGCTTCAAGCTGTCCAACTTATTGAAGGCGCAGTCAAGCGTAGTCACATCGCCTCTTATGACGACCGTCTGGCTAGTGAGTGTATAGAATCTCTTAAACTCGTCTATCCGAGGAGCTTCTTGAACTCCCTCGATGGTGACATTACCTTTCGCCTCGATGCCCAGTCCGATTTTCTCTCCGACAGCCTTGGATGTGGTCATGGTGATGACGCCTTCGGCGGGGAGCGTGGTGGAGGAGAGGAGCGTGGCTAGAAGAGCGAAGAGCCAGATGCGGAGTTGTTTGCTCATAGCATAGCTAGAGATTAGATGTTAGAAGTAAGGGAGAGCGGTGAGGGCTCTGCCGTGTGAGTCGTATCTTCTGCGAAGTTATACCTTTATTTCGAGTTGAGCAAGGGTTTAGAGGTTAGAGATTAGAACGTACATTCCACCCGCTAATGCAATTTCTCAAGAATGATGTTTTTGAGGACTTCATTGGGTGTCTTATAGTTTAGGTTTTTACGGGGTCTATTGTTTAGTAGGTTCTGAAAGCGTCTAAGGTCAGCGTCAGTTAAGTCTTCGAAAGTAGAGGACTTACGTATTTTCCACTCCAAATTGTATTTTGGAGTGGAAAATACGCATAACCACATTGTCCCGACGGGGGGGCAATGTGGTTGTAATCGTTAGGACTAGTATAAATCTTAGAGAACTCTTTTAAGCGTCACAATAATCTCAGACCCAGGTGTCCTATAGCAAGTCAATTCATCTGCAGTAAAGCTTTTTATGAGCCAATAGCCATGCAAAAACCGCTTTACCGAGTTTACCATATCTAAGTTTCCTGAGTATTCAGACATATCTGCCTTAAACTTGATGTAGAAATTTCCTACAGAGTAGGAAAATGGTGTTGTATACTCCCAGAAATCTCTACTGGGCGGTTCAGACCAATTGTCTTCAATCATTGGGAGTGTCGCCTCTCCTACTGAATCAGAGAAAAAGATAACCTTGCATGGATGAGTTTCTCCATACTCCGTATCTGTTATGGTTCCCTCCCAGTGTGTTCCTGCGAGCTGCGGTATCTTGCTGACAGGCTCCTTATTGTCCTTATGGCAGGAGGGGAAAGCTCCTAAGGCAACTCCTAGTAGAGCTATTGTCAAGATAGCTTTGAGTTTCTTTTTAAGCATACTATTTATTGAGTTTTTCATACTACGACAAAGGTACAAAAGCTTTTTGGACTAAACCCTGTTTTGGTGCTGGGGAAATTCGAGGCTAGATTGCAACAATAATTTAGAGTTGGGAACATATCGATACGAGGCTATGTCGGTGAAAAGTGATTTCCACGTGGATATTTCGAAATCCCCACGTGGAGAATAAAAAATTCTTCGGAGGAATCAAATGAAACTTCGGAGGAATGAAATGAAACTTCGGAAGAAATGATTCGCGCCCACGTGGGGAATAAAAAATATCCACGTGGAGATTTGAGATTTCCCACGTGGATACTCGAGAAAGAAGGGAATCGGACGAATTCCCCCGTAAAGATATGTAAATAGAGATTAGAGGGCAGAGATTAGAGATCCGATCACTCTGATAGCTCCGATGGTTCCGATAGCTAACAGCCAACAGCTAACAGCCAACAGCTAATCCATGGCGGACACATTATATAATGAGCTCATCTATTCCCTCGCTTGTTGCTCATGTGTAGCTCCTGACAGAGCGATTATAATGCGTTAGCCCTAACGGGGATTGGGTAGATTGATTGCCTTTGGCAGAAATGTTGTACCTTCGTAACGGCACCAGCCGAACGGATACCGAACTAATATGGATCAAGACAATCGCGACATAGAGCAAGAGCAGGAGATGGAGCAGACCTCTCCGACAGATATAGATGCGGCATCGACCAGTGCCGACCCGAGCGACGAGGGCTACGTGGCTCCCGAAGAGGAGGAGGGCGACGGACACCTGCA
The sequence above is a segment of the Porphyromonas vaginalis genome. Coding sequences within it:
- a CDS encoding InlB B-repeat-containing protein encodes the protein MSKQLRIWLFALLATLLSSTTLPAEGVITMTTSKAVGEKIGLGIEAKGNVTIEGVQEAPRIDEFKRFYTLTSQTVVIRGDVTTLDCAFNKLDSLKLSDCTSLTTIHCQKNPLTSLNVSGCTALTELGCFQNELTSLNVSGCTALIKLECQWNQLTSLDLSNAPSLTTLNCETNQLTSLDVSSCLSLTTLNCNYNQLTSMDVSSCPSLTTLACQSNQLTTLNVSGCTTLTGLACNSNQLTTLNLSGCTALTWLDCTRNPLVSVDLSNCRSLKKLSVTSGKLTRLNVSGCTALTELKCSSNQLTSLDLSGCTALTKLDCTRNPLTNLNLSNCTSLTEFTWREGNLTSLDVSGCTALTKLSCGWGQLTSLNLSGCTALAELYCSRSQLTSLDASGCTALTILHCNVNPLTSINLSNCRSLKEFDWKLERLTSLDVSGCTSLTTLECNNNMLSSLKVSGCASLTKLDCSINYVSSLDLSGCTSLTELNCSRNQLTSLDLSDQRGLTTLNCSDNLLREIDLSNSPSIDSLICDINQIKERKMTKLVNSLPDLQGKEVGLFRVFNETSEREGNVCLSDHVEIAKAKGWNTQFRRDRYRDIWYDYTGADKPTFVVTDESTRGGSVTITGASNLNTVAYGTELTIEAIPATGYKLTALTANSADILTTKKVVVTDNVTIKATFVDHTGVETTITQQTQLYPNPATDHLVVEGVAPASEVTLHSMTGERLYAGRADGRGVLQIDLTPYADGVYLVCVAGETYRVVVRH